From Streptomyces sp. CMB-StM0423, a single genomic window includes:
- a CDS encoding ATP-binding cassette domain-containing protein — MTTTYAVLSEALEKRYGDVHALRGLDLAIPEGTVCGLLGPNGAGKTTAVRVLTTLVAPDAGTARVAGHDVAAEPAAVRRAIGVTGQATSVDDDLSGRENLRLFARLLRLRGPAGRERADELLARFGLAEAADRPARTYSGGMRRRLDLAASLLARPRVLFLDEPTTGLDPASREQIWAAVRELAAAGTTVLLTTQYLEEADRLADSVVVVDHGRAAVTGTPDELKQRVGAYAEVVVADETALAAAAVVLGPLTGGEPRLDAERRAVGAAAYDPELTLPRVVRELDAAGVPVVDATLRRPTLDEVFLRLTGADAAGTAQDTKEAAA, encoded by the coding sequence ATGACAACTACGTACGCTGTACTTAGTGAGGCGCTGGAGAAGCGCTACGGCGACGTCCACGCCCTCCGCGGGCTCGACCTCGCCATTCCCGAGGGCACCGTCTGCGGCCTCCTCGGCCCGAACGGGGCCGGCAAGACCACCGCCGTACGCGTGCTGACCACGCTCGTCGCGCCGGACGCCGGCACCGCGCGGGTCGCCGGGCACGACGTCGCCGCCGAGCCGGCCGCCGTGCGCCGCGCCATAGGCGTCACCGGGCAGGCCACATCCGTGGACGACGACCTGTCGGGGCGCGAGAACCTGCGCCTCTTCGCCCGGCTGCTGCGCCTGCGCGGGCCCGCGGGGCGGGAGCGGGCGGACGAGCTGCTGGCGCGGTTCGGCCTCGCGGAGGCCGCCGACCGGCCGGCCCGCACGTACTCCGGCGGCATGCGGCGGCGTCTCGACCTGGCCGCCAGCCTGCTGGCCCGGCCGCGGGTGCTCTTCCTCGACGAGCCGACCACCGGGCTCGACCCGGCCAGCCGCGAGCAGATCTGGGCGGCGGTGCGCGAGCTGGCGGCGGCGGGCACGACGGTGCTGCTGACGACGCAGTACCTGGAGGAGGCCGACCGGCTGGCCGACTCGGTGGTGGTCGTCGACCACGGCCGGGCGGCCGTCACCGGCACGCCGGACGAGCTGAAGCAGCGCGTGGGCGCGTACGCGGAGGTGGTCGTGGCCGACGAGACGGCGCTCGCGGCGGCGGCCGTGGTGCTCGGACCGCTCACCGGCGGCGAGCCGCGGCTGGACGCCGAGCGGCGCGCGGTGGGGGCGGCCGCGTACGACCCGGAGCTGACGCTGCCGCGCGTGGTGCGGGAGTTGGACGCCGCCGGGGTGCCGGTGGTCGACGCGACCCTGCGCCGGCCGACGCTGGACGAGGTGTTCCTGCGGCTCACCGGGGCGGACGCCGCCGGGACCGCCCAGGACACGAAGGAGGCGGCGGCATGA